A single Bacteroidales bacterium DNA region contains:
- the ruvB gene encoding Holliday junction branch migration DNA helicase RuvB, whose translation MSNPNLNPNLSGMNQTEREIEKVLRPADFQEFMGQKKVVDNLLVFVRAAKQRKEALDHTLLHGPPGLGKTTLSHILATEMGVNIKITSGPVIEKPGDLAGLLTSLEPNDVLFIDEIHRLSSIVEEYLYSAMEDYRIDIMIETGPNARSVQIKLNPFTLVGATTRSGLLTAPLRSRFGINARLDYYDAETLQKIIIRSASILKIQIDDKASNEIARRSRGTPRIANLLLRRVRDFAQIKGDGKIDLPITEYSLAALNIDKNGLDEMDIRILETIVEKFKGGPVGLSTIATAVGEDSGTIEEVYEPFLIQQGYLMRTPRGREVTPLAYKHLGKKRIGNSGDLFDPF comes from the coding sequence ATGAGTAACCCAAATTTGAATCCGAATCTTTCAGGAATGAATCAAACGGAGCGTGAAATAGAAAAAGTTTTGCGCCCAGCTGATTTTCAAGAATTTATGGGACAAAAAAAAGTGGTGGATAATCTACTAGTGTTTGTAAGAGCTGCTAAACAACGCAAAGAAGCATTAGACCACACACTCCTGCATGGTCCTCCAGGATTAGGAAAAACAACGCTTTCTCATATTTTAGCAACGGAAATGGGCGTAAATATAAAAATAACAAGTGGTCCAGTTATAGAAAAGCCCGGCGACTTAGCAGGATTACTCACATCTTTAGAACCAAACGACGTTTTATTTATAGACGAAATACACCGCCTTAGCTCAATTGTAGAAGAATATTTATATTCCGCAATGGAAGACTACCGAATTGACATAATGATTGAAACAGGTCCAAATGCTAGGAGCGTACAAATAAAACTAAATCCTTTTACATTGGTTGGAGCAACTACTAGAAGCGGACTGCTAACAGCTCCATTGCGTTCTCGCTTTGGAATAAACGCCAGATTAGATTATTACGATGCTGAAACGCTGCAAAAAATTATTATACGATCTGCAAGCATATTAAAAATTCAAATTGACGACAAAGCTTCAAACGAAATTGCAAGACGAAGCAGAGGAACGCCGCGTATAGCAAACTTGCTGCTACGCCGTGTGAGAGATTTTGCTCAAATCAAAGGCGATGGAAAAATAGATTTGCCTATAACAGAATATTCATTAGCTGCCCTAAATATTGATAAAAACGGACTTGATGAAATGGATATTAGAATTCTTGAAACCATTGTTGAAAAATTCAAAGGTGGTCCAGTTGGATTAAGCACAATAGCTACAGCAGTTGGCGAAGATTCTGGCACAATAGAAGAAGTTTATGAGCCATTTTTAATTCAACAAGGATATCTAATGCGAACACCTCGCGGCAGAGAAGTAACGCCATTAGCTTACAAACATTTAGGCAAAAAACGCATTGGAAACAGCGGAGATTTATTTGATCCTTTCTAA
- a CDS encoding acyl-CoA dehydrogenase, with protein MENFYNDNKALHFHLFNPAMERIVNIKEKNFEEKDKYDYAPQDYEDAMDNYEKILEIVGEIAGEIIAPNAESVDLEGPRIVNNEVVYAKGTAENIKALADANLMGMSIPRKYEGLNFPILPFVMSNEIVARADASFSNIWGLQDCAETLNEFASEEIKQEFLPRFNVNGETASMDLTEPDAGSDLQAVRLKATYSEKDKCWYLNGVKRFITNGDAHIALVMARSEEGTTDARGISLFVYDRKDKKVTVRRLENKLGIKGSPTCELVFKNAPAKLVGERRMGLLKYVMSLMNAARIGVSAQAIGISEAAYREAVSYAKDREQFGKAIIEFPAVYEMLAMMKARIDASRTMLYETSRYVDIYKGLAYKAKEVTLTPEERNEMKHFQKWSDVMTPITKLFSTEYCNSVTYDAIQVLGGSGYMKDYPVERYYRDARITNIYEGTSQLQVIAAIKGVTTGIFEAWMEEKSKVKVKQEYQYLLDIIRKMTNLYVRTVHKIKEENNTELLDFHARRLVEMAGRIIASYLLVHDADKDEMFAKSADIYVRYARSQNIAAAHYSTHTDQEDLGSYINY; from the coding sequence ATGGAAAATTTTTATAACGATAATAAGGCTCTTCATTTTCATTTGTTTAATCCTGCAATGGAAAGGATTGTAAACATTAAGGAAAAGAATTTTGAAGAAAAGGATAAATATGATTATGCACCTCAGGATTATGAGGATGCAATGGATAATTATGAAAAAATATTGGAAATTGTTGGCGAAATTGCTGGCGAAATCATCGCTCCAAATGCTGAAAGCGTAGATTTGGAAGGTCCTCGCATTGTAAATAATGAGGTTGTTTATGCTAAAGGTACAGCAGAAAATATAAAAGCTCTTGCTGACGCAAATCTAATGGGAATGTCAATTCCAAGAAAATACGAAGGACTTAATTTCCCAATTTTACCATTTGTGATGAGTAATGAAATAGTTGCTCGTGCTGATGCAAGTTTTAGCAATATTTGGGGATTGCAGGATTGTGCAGAAACATTAAATGAATTTGCAAGCGAAGAAATAAAACAAGAATTTTTGCCTCGTTTTAATGTTAATGGCGAAACCGCTTCTATGGATTTGACTGAACCAGATGCTGGTAGCGACTTGCAAGCTGTTCGTCTAAAAGCAACTTATTCTGAAAAAGATAAATGCTGGTATTTGAATGGTGTTAAAAGGTTTATTACAAATGGTGATGCTCATATAGCTCTGGTTATGGCTAGAAGCGAAGAGGGAACTACTGATGCTAGAGGTATTTCTCTTTTTGTTTATGACCGTAAGGATAAAAAAGTTACTGTTCGTCGTTTGGAAAATAAATTAGGTATAAAAGGTTCTCCTACTTGCGAATTGGTGTTTAAGAATGCACCTGCTAAGTTAGTTGGCGAAAGAAGAATGGGCTTGCTTAAATACGTTATGTCTTTGATGAATGCTGCACGTATTGGCGTTTCTGCTCAAGCTATAGGAATTAGCGAAGCTGCTTATAGAGAAGCCGTATCTTATGCTAAGGATAGAGAACAATTTGGAAAAGCTATTATTGAATTTCCAGCTGTTTATGAAATGCTTGCTATGATGAAAGCTCGCATTGATGCTTCTCGTACAATGCTTTATGAAACAAGTAGATATGTTGATATTTATAAAGGATTGGCTTACAAAGCAAAAGAAGTTACTCTTACTCCTGAAGAACGCAACGAAATGAAGCATTTCCAAAAATGGTCTGACGTGATGACTCCTATTACAAAGCTATTCTCTACTGAATATTGCAATAGCGTTACTTATGATGCTATTCAGGTGCTAGGTGGTTCTGGATACATGAAAGATTATCCTGTAGAACGCTACTACCGCGATGCTCGTATTACAAATATTTATGAAGGAACATCTCAACTTCAAGTAATAGCTGCAATAAAAGGTGTTACCACTGGCATTTTTGAGGCTTGGATGGAAGAAAAATCTAAAGTGAAAGTAAAACAGGAATATCAATATTTATTAGACATAATCAGGAAAATGACTAATTTATATGTGAGAACTGTACACAAAATTAAAGAAGAGAATAATACTGAACTTTTAGATTTTCATGCAAGAAGGTTAGTAGAAATGGCAGGACGTATTATTGCTAGCTATTTGCTTGTACATGATGCTGACAAAGACGAAATGTTTGCTAAATCTGCCGATATTTATGTTAGATATGCTCGCTCACAAAATATTGCAGCAGCTCATTATTCTACACATACCGACCAAGAAGATTTAGGATCATACATAAATTACTAA
- a CDS encoding electron transfer flavoprotein subunit alpha/FixB family protein has translation MNNVFIYCELTEENNVADVSLELCSKGRKLANDLGVKLEAIIIGNVDEAIAKQLEPYGVDILHLANDKLLSPYTNLPHAAIVCGIFNEEKPEIALFGATSVGRDLAPRIASELRCGLTADCTSLEIGDHEEPKTGAKFENLLYQIRPAFGGNIIATIINTDTRPQMATVREGVMKKEPVAQSKKVEVKKVDMKKYVKPEMLVVDIIERHIEPQKINIKAANIIVAGGYGVGSKENFKMLFDLAEVLGGEVGASRAAVDAGFVEHERQIGQTGVTVRPKLYIACGISGAVQHRAGMAESATIISINNDINAPINQIADYVITADIAEIVPKMIKYYRSNSK, from the coding sequence GTGAATAACGTATTTATATATTGCGAATTAACTGAGGAAAATAATGTTGCTGACGTTAGCTTGGAACTTTGTTCTAAAGGACGTAAACTTGCAAATGACCTCGGTGTGAAATTGGAAGCGATTATCATTGGTAACGTTGACGAAGCTATTGCAAAACAATTGGAGCCTTATGGTGTAGATATTTTGCATTTAGCAAATGATAAACTTCTTTCTCCTTATACAAATTTGCCGCATGCAGCAATAGTTTGCGGGATTTTTAATGAAGAAAAACCTGAAATCGCATTGTTTGGTGCTACTTCTGTTGGTAGAGACTTGGCTCCACGTATAGCTTCTGAGTTGCGTTGCGGATTAACAGCCGACTGCACATCTCTTGAAATTGGAGACCACGAAGAACCTAAAACAGGAGCTAAGTTTGAAAACTTGCTTTATCAAATTCGTCCTGCTTTTGGAGGAAATATTATTGCAACTATTATTAACACAGATACACGTCCGCAAATGGCTACAGTACGTGAAGGCGTAATGAAAAAAGAGCCAGTTGCTCAAAGCAAGAAAGTGGAAGTGAAAAAGGTTGACATGAAAAAGTATGTTAAGCCTGAAATGCTTGTGGTTGATATAATTGAAAGGCATATTGAGCCTCAAAAAATTAATATTAAAGCTGCAAATATTATAGTTGCTGGTGGATATGGCGTTGGCTCCAAAGAAAATTTCAAAATGTTGTTTGATTTAGCAGAAGTGCTAGGAGGAGAAGTTGGTGCTTCTCGTGCTGCTGTTGATGCTGGTTTTGTTGAGCATGAAAGGCAAATAGGTCAGACTGGTGTTACCGTTCGTCCAAAATTGTACATTGCATGTGGAATTTCAGGTGCTGTTCAACACAGAGCAGGCATGGCTGAATCAGCAACAATAATTTCTATTAATAACGACATTAATGCTCCGATAAATCAAATTGCTGATTACGTCATTACTGCCGATATAGCGGAAATTGTTCCCAAAATGATAAAATATTATAGGTCTAACTCCAAATAA
- a CDS encoding electron transfer flavoprotein subunit beta/FixA family protein, with the protein MSFRIVVLAKQVPDTRNVGKDAMKADGTVNRAALPAIFNPEDLNALEMALRVKDQISDAEVIILTMGPPRAADIIRESIYRGADKGYLITDRRFAGSDTLATSYALSMAVQKLFPVNLVVTGRQAIDGDTAQVGPQVAEKLNYPQITYAEELVDVNKETITIKRRLERGVEVVKAKLPALITVHGSAPAARSRNAKRLMKYKKAKTATELQEQNMDYSDLLSRCPYLHIEEWSVDDIAADESRLGLSGSPTKVKKIESVVFTAKESLKINGSDEEIDKLMKTLIETHIIG; encoded by the coding sequence ATGAGTTTTCGAATTGTAGTATTGGCAAAACAAGTACCGGATACGCGAAATGTCGGTAAAGATGCCATGAAGGCTGATGGAACAGTAAATCGTGCAGCATTGCCTGCAATTTTTAATCCAGAAGACCTAAATGCATTGGAAATGGCTCTTAGAGTAAAAGACCAAATTTCTGATGCTGAGGTTATTATTCTTACTATGGGGCCTCCACGTGCAGCAGATATAATAAGAGAAAGTATCTATCGTGGAGCAGACAAGGGATATTTAATTACAGATAGACGCTTTGCAGGAAGTGATACTCTCGCTACTTCTTATGCTCTTTCAATGGCTGTACAAAAATTGTTTCCTGTAAACCTAGTTGTAACAGGTCGTCAGGCTATTGACGGCGATACTGCTCAGGTTGGACCACAAGTTGCTGAAAAGCTTAATTATCCACAGATTACTTATGCTGAAGAGCTTGTAGATGTGAATAAAGAAACAATTACTATTAAAAGAAGGCTTGAGCGTGGTGTTGAAGTAGTTAAAGCTAAATTGCCAGCACTAATAACTGTTCATGGCTCCGCTCCAGCGGCAAGATCTAGAAATGCAAAAAGGCTTATGAAGTATAAAAAAGCTAAAACAGCCACTGAACTTCAAGAGCAAAATATGGATTATTCTGATTTATTGTCTCGTTGTCCATATTTGCACATAGAAGAGTGGAGCGTAGATGATATTGCTGCAGATGAAAGCCGCCTTGGCTTGTCTGGCTCTCCTACAAAGGTGAAAAAAATTGAAAGTGTTGTATTCACAGCTAAAGAATCGCTTAAAATTAATGGAAGCGATGAAGAAATAGACAAGCTGATGAAAACATTGATAGAAACTCATATTATTGGATAA
- the recG gene encoding ATP-dependent DNA helicase RecG, whose product MSNQILNTKINFIKGIGSAKAELLKKELSIVTYENLLKYLPFRHVDRRVISPIGSLSTQDSYVQISGFFKFFDITGKANKQRLEAIFYDQTGSIKIIWFQNFSWVTKKFQSTNRYFIFGRLGVFKDEIYLAHPEILTSEEYDKLPFSGKFQPIYQTTEKLKKNYIDSKKISQYISSALDAVKGQLTETLPDYLLKSLRLPGINEAYENVHMPTDERILDRSLKRFRFEEALLMQLRAKINLIHRKKTPTSIVFRKVGKYFNSFYHNALNFELTNAQKRVTKEIRADLGSGYRMNRLLQGDVGSGKTVVAMMAALIAIDNGYQTCIMAPTEILAQQHFNTISKWVSDLNLKIEILTGNIKGKKRKEILKSLEDGSINIIIGTHALIESSVIFHNLGLAIIDEQHRFGVMQRAQLSTKNTEQLHTLVMTATPIPRTLALTIYGELDVSILNELPPGRKEVVTKFYYNNQRIHALNLMRKQIEMGHQAYIVYPLIKESEKLDLIALEIGYEAVVRDFPMPKYETGIMHGKMTQEEKDFVMDRFSRGITDILVSTTVIEVGVDVPNASVMIIENAERFGLSQLHQLRGRVGRGKSQSYCVLIGSEKLTQDAKDRLRTMLETTDGFKIAEADLNIRGEGDILGTRQSGDYIFENLVLTRDEAIITHATKIAQEIAENDPNLSKPEHLCLKKLLISKYKKGFSLSEIA is encoded by the coding sequence ATGTCAAATCAGATTTTAAATACAAAGATTAATTTCATAAAAGGCATTGGAAGCGCAAAAGCTGAGCTGCTAAAAAAAGAATTGTCTATTGTAACTTATGAAAATCTGCTAAAATACTTACCTTTTAGACATGTTGACCGAAGGGTGATTTCGCCTATTGGTTCATTATCAACACAGGATAGTTATGTCCAAATTTCAGGATTTTTTAAATTTTTTGACATAACCGGAAAAGCAAACAAACAAAGATTAGAAGCCATTTTTTACGATCAAACGGGCTCAATTAAAATAATTTGGTTTCAAAATTTTTCGTGGGTTACAAAGAAATTCCAATCAACAAACAGATATTTTATTTTTGGGAGATTAGGTGTTTTTAAAGATGAAATTTATTTAGCTCACCCAGAGATTCTTACAAGCGAAGAATATGACAAATTGCCTTTTTCGGGCAAATTTCAGCCAATATATCAAACTACAGAAAAATTAAAAAAAAATTATATTGACTCAAAAAAAATATCACAATATATTTCAAGTGCTTTAGATGCCGTAAAAGGTCAGCTAACAGAGACTTTGCCAGATTATTTGCTTAAATCGCTTCGCCTGCCGGGAATAAACGAAGCCTACGAAAACGTCCACATGCCCACAGACGAAAGAATTTTAGACCGAAGCCTAAAACGATTTCGCTTTGAAGAAGCACTTTTAATGCAGTTAAGAGCAAAAATAAATTTAATTCATAGAAAAAAAACACCTACAAGCATTGTTTTTAGGAAGGTTGGCAAATATTTTAATTCTTTTTATCACAACGCTTTAAATTTTGAGCTGACAAACGCACAAAAAAGAGTTACTAAAGAAATTCGTGCTGACTTAGGAAGCGGATATAGAATGAATAGGCTTTTGCAAGGCGATGTTGGGAGCGGAAAAACAGTAGTAGCAATGATGGCAGCGCTTATTGCAATTGACAATGGCTACCAAACATGCATTATGGCTCCGACTGAAATTTTAGCACAACAGCATTTCAACACAATTTCAAAATGGGTTTCTGATTTGAATTTAAAAATAGAAATATTAACAGGAAATATTAAAGGCAAAAAAAGGAAGGAAATCCTTAAATCGCTTGAAGACGGCTCAATTAACATAATTATTGGCACACATGCACTAATTGAAAGTTCGGTGATATTTCACAATCTGGGATTAGCCATAATAGACGAGCAACATCGTTTTGGCGTTATGCAAAGAGCTCAATTAAGCACAAAAAACACTGAGCAATTACACACTTTAGTTATGACTGCCACTCCAATTCCACGAACCCTAGCTTTGACAATTTATGGAGAATTGGATGTTAGCATTTTAAACGAATTGCCGCCCGGGAGAAAAGAAGTTGTTACAAAATTTTATTACAACAATCAACGCATTCACGCATTAAATTTAATGCGAAAACAAATAGAAATGGGTCATCAGGCTTACATTGTTTATCCACTTATCAAAGAATCTGAGAAACTAGACTTAATCGCATTAGAAATTGGTTATGAAGCCGTTGTTAGAGATTTTCCGATGCCTAAATATGAAACGGGCATTATGCACGGAAAAATGACTCAAGAAGAAAAAGACTTTGTTATGGACCGCTTTTCACGCGGCATTACAGATATATTAGTTTCTACCACTGTTATAGAAGTCGGTGTAGATGTTCCAAATGCTTCGGTTATGATTATTGAAAATGCCGAAAGATTTGGATTGTCGCAACTTCACCAGCTTAGAGGTCGTGTAGGCAGAGGAAAGTCGCAGTCGTATTGCGTTTTAATTGGCAGCGAAAAACTAACTCAAGATGCAAAGGACAGATTAAGAACCATGTTAGAAACAACTGACGGATTCAAAATTGCAGAAGCTGATTTAAACATAAGAGGAGAAGGCGATATTTTAGGGACAAGACAAAGCGGAGATTATATCTTTGAAAACCTCGTTTTAACTAGAGACGAAGCAATTATTACACATGCTACAAAAATAGCACAAGAAATTGCAGAAAACGACCCAAATCTTTCAAAACCCGAACATTTATGCCTTAAAAAACTATTAATTAGTAAATACAAAAAAGGATTTTCTCTTTCAGAAATTGCATGA
- a CDS encoding DUF4296 domain-containing protein, translating into MFLNKKYIILFLTILFLFAACSKKKQQEADPDMVLPKDEMVSLLVDFYIAEAVLTQLSLTNKNDISEYTKNYYSLILKKYDSDTLKVSNSIKYYSNNINSFKEITTEALDSLIILEAKVLND; encoded by the coding sequence ATGTTTTTAAATAAAAAATATATTATTTTATTTTTAACAATTTTATTTTTGTTTGCAGCTTGCAGCAAGAAAAAACAACAAGAAGCAGACCCGGACATGGTTTTACCAAAAGACGAAATGGTTTCCTTGCTTGTGGATTTTTACATTGCAGAAGCAGTATTAACGCAACTATCACTAACAAATAAAAACGACATATCAGAATACACAAAAAATTACTATAGTCTAATACTAAAGAAATATGACTCTGACACTCTTAAAGTGTCTAATTCAATCAAATATTACAGCAATAATATAAATTCTTTCAAAGAAATAACAACTGAGGCGCTAGATAGCCTTATTATCCTTGAAGCAAAAGTTTTAAACGATTAA
- a CDS encoding YifB family Mg chelatase-like AAA ATPase, producing MIVKTYCCAIQGIEAQIVCVEVDIQPGIHTIIAGLPDNAVKESRQRIEVALNNNGFKYPGRKIVINLAPADMKKEGSAYDLAISIAILAASNQINTDKLSEIMIVGELSLDGSLVPVKGVLSAAIEAKKNGFKGIIVPAENAIEASVVEELDVYPLHDIRQVVQALEDTTLNKYKKQAKNDKKNLKNDEYQVDFSDVKGQENVKRVMEVAASGGHNLIMIGPPGSGKTMLARRLPTILPPMLLEEALTTTQIHSVCGKLPQGAGLLTSRPFRSPHHTCSDVALIGGGSYPQPGEISLAHNGVLFLDELPEFKRSALEVLRQPLEDRIVTISRARFSIDYPASIMLIAAMNPCPCGFYNHPEKDCTCSPGSIRRYLSKISGPLLDRIDIHIEVTPVSYSSLSNKEKTESSADIRKRVSEARKIQENRYKDKENISCNAQLTSKLMRKYCALTSEGESLLQNAMDKLKLSARAYDRILKVSRTIADLEKSENIKPHHLAEAIQYRSLDRETWGFI from the coding sequence ATGATTGTAAAAACATATTGTTGTGCTATTCAAGGCATTGAAGCTCAAATTGTCTGCGTTGAAGTTGACATACAACCGGGCATCCACACAATTATTGCTGGACTGCCTGATAATGCTGTAAAAGAAAGTCGCCAACGCATAGAAGTAGCATTAAACAACAATGGGTTCAAATATCCTGGCAGAAAAATAGTTATAAATTTAGCTCCTGCTGACATGAAAAAAGAAGGTTCAGCATATGATCTTGCTATTTCTATTGCAATTTTAGCTGCCTCTAACCAAATTAATACAGATAAATTATCCGAAATAATGATTGTTGGCGAACTCTCATTAGACGGCTCCTTAGTGCCCGTAAAAGGAGTTTTATCTGCCGCTATTGAAGCAAAGAAAAATGGCTTTAAAGGAATTATTGTTCCTGCTGAAAACGCAATAGAAGCATCTGTTGTAGAAGAATTAGATGTTTATCCACTACATGATATCAGGCAAGTTGTGCAAGCATTGGAAGATACAACTTTAAACAAATATAAAAAGCAAGCTAAAAACGATAAAAAGAATTTAAAAAACGATGAATATCAAGTGGATTTCTCTGACGTAAAAGGACAAGAAAATGTAAAAAGAGTAATGGAAGTTGCAGCAAGCGGCGGTCATAATTTAATAATGATTGGACCTCCAGGAAGTGGCAAAACAATGCTTGCAAGGCGCTTACCCACAATACTTCCCCCTATGCTGCTAGAAGAAGCTCTAACAACAACACAAATACATTCTGTATGCGGCAAACTACCTCAAGGAGCTGGATTGCTAACAAGTCGTCCATTCCGCTCCCCACATCACACATGCAGCGATGTTGCACTTATTGGAGGAGGCTCTTATCCACAGCCGGGAGAAATTAGCTTAGCACATAATGGCGTTTTATTTTTAGATGAACTACCTGAATTTAAACGTAGCGCATTAGAAGTTTTAAGGCAACCTCTTGAAGATAGAATTGTTACCATTTCACGAGCACGCTTTAGCATTGATTATCCCGCTTCAATAATGTTAATAGCTGCTATGAATCCATGCCCTTGTGGTTTTTATAACCACCCTGAAAAAGATTGCACTTGCTCACCCGGCAGCATTCGTCGCTACTTAAGTAAAATCTCCGGTCCTTTATTAGACCGAATCGATATTCACATTGAAGTTACTCCGGTGTCGTATTCTAGTTTAAGTAATAAAGAAAAAACGGAAAGCTCTGCTGACATAAGGAAACGTGTTTCTGAAGCACGAAAAATACAGGAAAATAGATATAAAGACAAAGAAAACATCTCTTGCAATGCACAGCTAACTAGCAAATTGATGAGAAAATACTGTGCTTTAACAAGCGAAGGCGAGAGTCTATTGCAAAACGCCATGGATAAATTAAAACTTTCAGCACGAGCTTACGATAGAATATTAAAAGTTTCTCGCACAATTGCAGATTTAGAAAAATCAGAAAATATAAAACCTCATCATTTAGCAGAAGCAATACAATATCGAAGCCTAGATAGAGAAACATGGGGTTTTATATAA
- the gldN gene encoding gliding motility protein GldN → MKTLFVSILILFGVATFVHGQQVFDTPPDRVWDKDHYVERVAVPYPHLRRADVFYAHRVWRVIDLREKINHPLYYPHVETNGRINFVSVILKGVEEGSIRAFNAVTDDFTVPLSQEEIENALVVADSTPRFDPFTGEQLPDTVIIMPLDVSSFTKIRLKEEWFFDMQRSVIECRILGVCPIRDEYDDEGNLKGFRPLFWIYFPEARNIFVKHEVYNRYNDGQRLTFDDFFFRRMFNSYVIKESNVYDRYISEIYTGMDALLESERLEEQRVLFEHDLWEY, encoded by the coding sequence ATGAAAACATTATTTGTTTCAATTTTAATCTTGTTTGGCGTTGCTACTTTTGTGCATGGTCAGCAAGTGTTTGATACTCCACCAGACAGAGTTTGGGATAAGGATCATTATGTTGAGCGAGTAGCTGTTCCTTATCCACATTTGCGTAGAGCTGATGTGTTTTATGCTCATCGTGTTTGGAGAGTAATTGATTTGAGAGAAAAAATTAATCATCCTTTGTATTATCCGCATGTAGAAACAAATGGAAGAATTAATTTTGTTTCTGTAATTCTAAAAGGAGTTGAAGAAGGTAGTATAAGAGCTTTTAATGCTGTAACTGATGATTTTACTGTTCCTCTTAGTCAAGAGGAAATCGAAAATGCTCTGGTTGTTGCAGACTCAACTCCTCGCTTTGACCCGTTTACTGGTGAACAGTTACCCGATACTGTTATTATTATGCCACTAGACGTATCTAGCTTTACTAAAATTAGGTTGAAAGAAGAATGGTTCTTTGATATGCAGCGTTCTGTGATAGAATGTAGAATTTTAGGAGTTTGCCCTATTCGTGATGAATATGATGATGAAGGTAATCTCAAAGGTTTCCGCCCTTTATTTTGGATATATTTCCCAGAAGCAAGGAATATATTCGTTAAACATGAAGTTTATAATCGTTATAATGATGGACAGCGTCTAACGTTTGATGACTTTTTCTTTAGACGAATGTTTAATAGCTATGTTATAAAAGAATCAAATGTTTATGATAGATATATTTCTGAAATCTATACTGGAATGGATGCATTGCTTGAAAGTGAACGCTTAGAAGAACAAAGAGTTCTTTTTGAACACGACTTGTGGGAGTATTAA
- the gldL gene encoding gliding motility protein GldL, translating to MGLKQIVESKGYKNFMSKLYGWGASLVILGALFKIQHYPGAGPMLLLGMGTEALIFFASAFEPLHVEPDWSLVYPELWGIYHPEEAEKEGWTPSKVTGPSRSTTQELDKMLEDAKIGPELIASLGDGMRNLSENANKLSGVADAAAATDGFVTNLGAAASSVSNLKDVYEKTATSFDKAIGVNDELVESIKTAANSANASATSFKTVADNVSKDVEVTEDYVNSIKSATNAVNSLTQKYTQSADSLSKSAEAIDFSAVDGKSYGEQIQRITKNLTALNAVYEMQLQGAHAQNEKASEMQESMSSFVENMNQTMNALTSYKDQANALSNNLAALNTVYGNMLAAMNVNLNK from the coding sequence ATGGGTTTAAAACAAATCGTTGAAAGTAAAGGTTATAAAAACTTTATGTCAAAGTTGTATGGATGGGGTGCATCCCTTGTAATCCTTGGCGCTCTTTTTAAAATACAACACTATCCAGGTGCTGGTCCTATGTTGTTGCTCGGTATGGGAACAGAAGCATTGATTTTCTTTGCATCGGCTTTTGAGCCACTCCATGTTGAACCAGATTGGAGTTTGGTTTATCCTGAACTTTGGGGTATTTATCATCCTGAAGAAGCTGAGAAAGAAGGATGGACTCCATCAAAAGTTACAGGTCCATCTAGGTCAACTACACAAGAATTAGACAAAATGCTAGAAGATGCTAAAATTGGTCCAGAGCTTATTGCTAGTCTTGGTGATGGGATGAGAAATTTAAGTGAAAATGCAAATAAGTTATCTGGTGTTGCCGATGCAGCTGCTGCTACAGATGGTTTTGTTACAAATTTAGGTGCAGCTGCTAGTAGCGTATCTAATTTAAAAGATGTTTATGAAAAAACAGCTACATCTTTTGATAAAGCAATTGGCGTAAATGATGAATTAGTAGAATCTATAAAAACAGCTGCAAATAGTGCAAATGCATCTGCTACTTCTTTCAAAACTGTTGCTGATAATGTAAGCAAAGATGTTGAAGTTACCGAAGACTATGTAAATAGTATTAAGAGTGCTACTAATGCTGTAAATTCTCTTACCCAAAAATATACACAAAGTGCTGATTCCCTCTCAAAATCTGCTGAAGCTATTGACTTTAGTGCTGTTGACGGAAAATCTTATGGTGAACAAATTCAAAGAATTACCAAAAATTTAACCGCTTTGAATGCAGTTTATGAAATGCAATTGCAAGGAGCTCATGCTCAAAATGAAAAAGCTAGTGAAATGCAAGAAAGCATGAGTTCTTTTGTTGAAAACATGAACCAAACAATGAATGCTTTAACTTCTTATAAAGATCAAGCAAATGCTTTATCTAATAATTTAGCAGCATTGAATACAGTTTATGGCAACATGTTGGCAGCTATGAATGTCAATTTAAATAAATAA